From Marivirga harenae, one genomic window encodes:
- a CDS encoding FAD-binding oxidoreductase: MQKTSITNWNKFPEIEAEIKHYTLGSENNPSFLKNDFSPRGNGRSYGDASLGEVVCSSLRHNKILFFDKAEGLFIAQSGILFSEILDVITPNGWFLPVTPGTKYITLGGAIAANVHGKNHHAEGSISRHIQFIDLLLANGEILRCDRSQNSAVFYASIGGMGLSGLIVAAGIQLKKIESTSISQLQLKAQNLTEILEFFDQYATYTYSVAWIDCLKKGKQFGRSILMLGEHSKQKEVRDTKELFVSHRKNSINIPFNFPGFVLNDYSIKWFNTFYYHKNLKSRKELQSHYDTFFYPLDSILNWNRIYGKRGFIQYQFVLPKENGKTYLEKILKRITDKGWGSFLAVLKMFGPEDEGYLSFPMEGYTLALDFPIRKGLFQFLDELDILVKKAGGRIYLTKDARMSSQMFKDTYPKLKEFQDVIREINPEMKFQSMLSKRLKIV; the protein is encoded by the coding sequence ATGCAAAAAACATCTATAACAAATTGGAATAAGTTTCCGGAAATTGAAGCTGAAATAAAACATTATACACTTGGCAGTGAAAACAATCCTTCATTTTTAAAAAATGATTTTTCCCCTAGAGGGAATGGAAGAAGCTATGGAGATGCTTCCTTGGGCGAAGTAGTTTGTTCTAGTTTAAGACACAATAAAATACTTTTTTTCGATAAAGCCGAAGGACTATTCATTGCTCAAAGTGGTATACTTTTTTCTGAAATATTGGATGTTATCACTCCCAATGGATGGTTCCTCCCTGTAACTCCAGGTACAAAATATATTACATTAGGTGGCGCCATAGCCGCTAACGTACATGGCAAAAACCATCATGCTGAAGGAAGTATTTCACGCCATATCCAATTTATTGATTTATTGTTGGCCAATGGGGAAATTTTAAGATGTGATAGAAGTCAAAATTCAGCTGTTTTTTATGCTTCAATTGGCGGGATGGGGCTATCTGGTCTTATAGTTGCTGCCGGGATACAATTAAAAAAAATTGAGTCCACTTCAATTTCTCAACTTCAGTTGAAGGCACAAAATCTTACAGAAATTTTAGAGTTTTTTGACCAGTATGCTACCTACACTTATTCTGTCGCTTGGATTGACTGCTTGAAAAAAGGCAAACAGTTTGGCAGAAGCATTTTGATGCTGGGCGAACACAGTAAGCAAAAAGAAGTGAGAGATACAAAAGAACTTTTCGTCTCACACAGAAAAAACTCTATTAACATTCCGTTTAACTTCCCCGGCTTCGTACTAAATGACTACTCTATCAAATGGTTCAATACCTTTTATTATCATAAAAATCTAAAATCGAGAAAGGAATTACAATCACATTACGACACTTTCTTCTATCCATTAGATTCCATCTTAAACTGGAACAGGATTTATGGTAAAAGAGGCTTTATTCAATACCAATTTGTATTGCCAAAAGAAAATGGAAAGACCTACCTTGAAAAGATATTAAAAAGAATAACCGATAAAGGCTGGGGCTCCTTTTTAGCGGTTTTAAAAATGTTCGGACCCGAAGACGAAGGATATTTATCTTTTCCAATGGAAGGCTACACTTTGGCATTGGATTTTCCTATTCGAAAAGGCCTATTCCAGTTTCTGGATGAGCTGGATATTTTGGTTAAAAAAGCCGGAGGTAGAATATATTTAACAAAAGATGCCAGAATGTCCAGCCAAATGTTTAAAGATACTTATCCTAAATTAAAAGAATTTCAGGACGTTATTAGAGAAATAAATCCCGAAATGAAATTTCAAAGCATGTTATCAAAACGACTTAAAATCGTTTAA
- a CDS encoding SDR family NAD(P)-dependent oxidoreductase encodes MTYKFNHLLILGANSDIAEQVAYQAAKERIALTLSGRNFEKLKALQSDIQAKHEVTVYIRKFDAGKINEHQSFYDGLDEKPDAVLCAFGILGDQKLAEKDESWQNIIQTNFTGAVSILSIIANDFEKRKHGFIAGISSVAGDRGRQSNYFYGAAKAGFTTFLSGLRNRMQHCNVSVLTVKPGFVKTKMIDGLETPGP; translated from the coding sequence ATGACATATAAATTTAACCACCTTCTTATATTAGGAGCTAATAGTGATATTGCAGAACAAGTAGCTTATCAAGCTGCTAAGGAGCGAATCGCTTTGACCCTGAGTGGTAGAAACTTTGAAAAGCTAAAGGCATTGCAATCGGACATTCAAGCAAAGCATGAAGTCACAGTATATATTCGAAAATTTGATGCTGGTAAAATAAATGAGCATCAATCGTTCTATGATGGCTTAGATGAAAAGCCCGATGCCGTATTATGCGCTTTTGGTATTTTGGGGGATCAAAAGTTAGCAGAAAAGGACGAATCATGGCAAAATATTATTCAAACCAATTTTACTGGTGCAGTTTCAATATTGTCTATCATCGCAAATGATTTTGAGAAAAGAAAACATGGTTTTATAGCAGGAATAAGTTCAGTTGCAGGTGACCGAGGCAGACAAAGCAACTATTTTTACGGAGCAGCAAAAGCAGGATTTACCACCTTTTTGTCAGGTTTACGAAATAGAATGCAACATTGCAATGTTAGCGTTTTAACAGTGAAGCCAGGCTTTGTTAAAACCAAAATGATCGATGGACTTGAGACTCCTGGCCCCTGA